Proteins from one Fragaria vesca subsp. vesca linkage group LG6, FraVesHawaii_1.0, whole genome shotgun sequence genomic window:
- the LOC101297864 gene encoding putative fasciclin-like arabinogalactan protein 20-like, with protein MSRSLDLASSSFTSQPPELTVFAPADEAFPYSGPPSLNLLRYQLLPVTFHLRSLKSLPFGAKIGTLLDGYSLTVTTLPADGLVSLNNVTVTASPIFDDGSLIIYGTNRFFDPYFRISGPIPSYGRKNRCCLAPRNPNETAEMAETAAFYPFSDASKVLTSEGCSVMASFLEMQFHGFLKSLTKLTVFAPVDHAMVSRIGDLSQYSSLFRRHVAPCKLSWNDLVSLDDGTVLRTNLQGFLINVSRYDGVLVLNGVSVIMPEMYHNDWLVVHGISEVLEFLPESPPEQVVATSPDSASSPESDEVSPDESPLTEPADEAIEVPSSPKFDSGDLEEFEASDSTEMFANMTEDEAAISHRRFFVYRPE; from the coding sequence ATGTCCCGCTCACTCGACCTCGCCTCCAGCTCCTTCACCTCCCAGCCGCCGGAACTGACCGTCTTCGCTCCGGCCGACGAAGCCTTCCCCTACTCCGGCCCACCCAGTCTTAACCTCCTCCGCTACCAACTCCTCCCCGTCACCTTCCATCTCCGATCACTCAAGTCCCTCCCTTTCGGCGCCAAGATCGGGACTCTGCTAGACGGCTACTCCCTCACCGTCACAACACTCCCGGCCGACGGCCTCGTCTCGCTCAACAACGTCACCGTCACGGCGTCCCCAATCTTCGACGACGGCTCGTTGATCATCTATGGCACCAACCGCTTCTTCGACCCGTATTTCCGGATCTCGGGTCCGATTCCGAGCTACGGCCGCAAGAATCGCTGCTGCCTGGCGCCGCGAAACCCTAATGAGACTGCGGAGATGGCGGAAACGGCGGCGTTTTACCCGTTCAGTGACGCGAGCAAGGTGCTGACATCGGAAGGCTGCTCTGTTATGGCTTCGTTTCTTGAAATGCAATTCCATGGGTTTCTCAAGTCCCTGACCAAGTTGACCGTCTTCGCTCCCGTTGACCATGCCATGGTGAGCCGGATCGGAGATCTGAGCCAGTACTCGTCGCTCTTCCGCCGCCACGTGGCTCCCTGCAAGCTTTCTTGGAACGATTTGGTGAGCCTCGATGACGGGACTGTGTTGAGGACTAATCTGCAGGGCTTCTTGATTAACGTGAGTCGATACGACGGCGTTTTGGTGCTGAATGGAGTCTCGGTGATCATGCCGGAGATGTATCACAACGACTGGCTTGTGGTTCACGGAATCAGTGAGGTTCTTGAGTTTCTTCCAGAGAGTCCACCGGAGCAAGTGGTGGCTACTTCGCCTGATTCTGCTTCTTCACCTGAATCTGATGAAGTGAGTCCAGATGAGAGTCCTCTAACAGAGCCTGCAGATGAGGCAATCGAGGTGCCTTCTTCGCCGAAATTCGATAGCGGCGACTTGGAGGAATTTGAGGCCAGCGACTCGACTGAGATGTTTGCTAACATGACCGAGGATGAAGCAGCCATTTCACACAGGCGCTTCTTTGTTTACAGGCCTGAATAA